One Candidatus Poribacteria bacterium genomic region harbors:
- a CDS encoding mandelate racemase/muconate lactonizing enzyme family protein, which translates to MRITDIDPFVVRVPTEGREGPTTGDWTLVLVHTDAGVTGIGRGGSIEVISQELAPVLIGQDPRRTALLWERMYETVWRFGGPGHAAMPSIGALDVALWDIYGKACGQPVWRLLGGYRDKVLAYADGSGYVAEPDQSPQAIAALVKKHADLGYDAMKIHMYEAKSAEEIVERVRCTRELIGMEKKLMVDLHRGWDGKTAVDIARQLEPYNLYWIEEPVRGDDEAVYLRMVQDATSAIVAGGESVGTLYGIRQFITEGALQLIQTDILIGGGFTGLMRIAALCHAYHLPVAPHGAQFPDINCHLAAAVPNGLIVSAYPDCEPNEIWSKLYDPPFQVVDGYITMTEQPGLGLTLNEDFINRYRLNIPSNAN; encoded by the coding sequence ATGCGTATCACGGATATAGATCCCTTTGTTGTGAGAGTGCCCACCGAAGGGCGAGAAGGACCCACAACCGGGGATTGGACACTTGTCCTTGTCCATACAGATGCAGGCGTCACCGGTATCGGGCGAGGTGGGAGCATCGAAGTCATCTCCCAAGAACTAGCACCTGTGCTTATCGGGCAAGATCCGCGACGGACGGCGCTGCTCTGGGAACGGATGTACGAAACAGTGTGGCGTTTCGGCGGTCCCGGTCATGCAGCGATGCCATCCATCGGGGCACTCGATGTCGCGTTGTGGGATATTTATGGCAAGGCTTGTGGTCAACCTGTGTGGCGACTCTTGGGAGGATACCGGGACAAAGTCCTCGCGTATGCCGATGGCTCCGGATACGTTGCAGAGCCAGACCAATCGCCCCAGGCGATAGCCGCTCTCGTAAAGAAACACGCCGATCTCGGCTATGACGCGATGAAAATACACATGTACGAAGCCAAAAGTGCAGAGGAGATTGTGGAACGGGTGCGGTGCACGCGGGAGTTGATCGGTATGGAAAAGAAGTTGATGGTAGATCTGCACCGGGGATGGGATGGAAAGACAGCAGTAGACATCGCTCGGCAACTTGAGCCTTACAACCTCTACTGGATAGAGGAGCCGGTGCGCGGCGACGATGAGGCGGTCTACTTGCGGATGGTGCAGGACGCAACCAGTGCCATTGTTGCTGGCGGCGAGAGCGTAGGCACCCTTTACGGTATAAGGCAATTTATCACAGAGGGTGCACTCCAACTGATACAAACGGACATCTTAATAGGGGGAGGGTTCACCGGGTTGATGCGCATTGCGGCGTTGTGCCACGCATATCACCTGCCCGTCGCTCCGCACGGCGCACAGTTTCCGGACATCAACTGCCATCTGGCTGCGGCTGTGCCTAACGGCTTAATCGTTTCCGCCTACCCTGACTGCGAACCCAACGAGATCTGGTCAAAACTGTATGATCCACCTTTCCAAGTGGTTGATGGATACATCACAATGACCGAGCAGCCAGGGCTAGGGCTAACACTGAACGAGGATTTTATCAATCGGTATCGGTTAAATATCCCATCAAACGCAAATTGA
- a CDS encoding DUF362 domain-containing protein, which yields MKSVRKTSFKIPPESDPIVAQIQADCDQISRTKADIPQSVSRRRFLRQASKGVVGMGLALGGVAAATKGAFAQLGRQSGGPPGEIIEEELTPLVEARSEKVWNGDVLDEGVVNEMVDRAMMKLTGLDSAKEAWKDFVLPTDIVGIKINPLAGEQLSTHRIIVDKIIEGLHGAGILSNQIIIWDRFESHLVNAGYEINQSDQGVRCFASDSEGVGYDDEVFYETEKDVEVRRENGSTLSRYTKLLTTEFTVVINVPVMKHHGIAGVSGCLKNLAFGSVDNTSRFHSNPINCNPAIADIYAHTVLKDKVVLNIVDGLLAAFNGGPTYDPNGVWQYGSILVSQDPVALDQIVYQTIEEKRKELELPTLSRLSKYIRSASRMDLGTNDLDEVDYQEVKV from the coding sequence GTGAAATCAGTGAGGAAGACCTCCTTTAAAATACCACCTGAATCAGATCCTATTGTCGCACAAATTCAAGCAGATTGCGACCAGATCTCACGTACCAAGGCTGACATACCACAATCGGTGAGTCGCCGGCGATTCTTGCGTCAGGCGTCGAAAGGTGTTGTTGGGATGGGGCTCGCGTTGGGAGGCGTAGCTGCAGCGACTAAGGGTGCTTTTGCTCAACTGGGGCGTCAGTCCGGTGGTCCCCCAGGAGAGATAATCGAAGAAGAACTCACGCCGCTGGTCGAAGCCAGAAGTGAGAAGGTCTGGAATGGTGATGTACTTGACGAGGGGGTTGTCAATGAGATGGTCGATCGCGCAATGATGAAGTTGACCGGACTTGACTCCGCAAAAGAGGCGTGGAAGGATTTTGTGCTGCCGACAGACATCGTTGGAATTAAAATCAATCCACTTGCCGGAGAGCAGTTGAGCACCCATCGGATAATCGTTGACAAGATTATTGAAGGGTTGCATGGAGCAGGTATCCTCAGCAATCAGATTATCATCTGGGATCGGTTTGAATCACACCTAGTCAATGCAGGGTATGAGATCAACCAAAGCGACCAAGGAGTGCGCTGCTTCGCATCGGACAGCGAAGGGGTTGGTTACGATGATGAGGTCTTCTATGAAACTGAGAAGGATGTCGAGGTTCGCCGCGAGAATGGAAGTACCCTCTCCCGATATACAAAGCTTCTCACCACAGAGTTTACTGTAGTTATTAACGTTCCGGTGATGAAGCATCACGGGATTGCTGGTGTGAGTGGGTGCCTGAAAAATCTCGCCTTCGGCAGTGTTGATAATACCTCCCGCTTCCACTCAAATCCCATAAATTGTAATCCTGCCATCGCGGATATCTATGCGCATACTGTGCTCAAAGATAAAGTCGTTCTGAACATCGTTGATGGGTTGCTTGCTGCGTTCAATGGGGGACCGACGTATGACCCCAACGGGGTATGGCAGTACGGCAGTATCCTTGTGAGCCAGGATCCGGTTGCATTGGACCAAATTGTCTATCAAACGATCGAAGAAAAGCGGAAGGAGCTTGAGTTGCCGACCCTCTCACGACTGTCGAAATATATCCGTTCAGCATCAAGGATGGATTTAGGCACTAACGACCTCGATGAAGTGGATTATCAAGAGGTGAAGGTGTAG
- a CDS encoding redoxin domain-containing protein — MQLGELQQDYAAIQAAGAELLAISTDNAAQAKKAIEDVKRRAGVEIEFPLLGDPELKAINAYNARDPLNPRIARPMTYIIDESGVIRWKFLDVRVGNRLKGERIVAELKSL; from the coding sequence GTGCAACTCGGAGAGTTGCAACAAGATTATGCAGCAATTCAGGCGGCGGGTGCCGAGCTTCTCGCAATCAGCACAGATAACGCAGCACAGGCAAAGAAGGCGATTGAAGATGTCAAAAGGCGGGCTGGTGTTGAAATTGAATTTCCGCTGCTTGGAGACCCGGAACTGAAGGCAATTAATGCGTACAACGCAAGGGATCCACTAAATCCTCGGATCGCACGTCCTATGACCTATATCATTGATGAGAGCGGAGTTATCCGCTGGAAATTCCTTGATGTGCGTGTTGGAAATCGGCTAAAGGGCGAAAGGATTGTTGCGGAGTTGAAGAGTTTGTAA